Proteins encoded in a region of the Fibrobacter sp. genome:
- a CDS encoding flavodoxin family protein: MADKKKILVMVASPKNERSGTLIPTKAFVQGLEENGDYETEYLFIDRLNIKPCRGCLSCWGREDGSCFIKGDDVPWVREKLTNADIVIWSFPLYLFGVPGQMKVLMDRIVGMVHPYMGQKLENGANAMNSHLHGLQFQKEGQKIILLSSCAWMDIDVVYEPIVKQFDIILGHEGYTLIACPQMRALDHRGGPRRLAMLREKYRKGGEELAKTGKLSQEAIDMMQKPIFSDEAYVTLVTEFVTHMFDRPDNF; encoded by the coding sequence ATGGCAGATAAAAAGAAGATACTCGTGATGGTAGCAAGCCCGAAAAACGAGCGCAGCGGAACGCTTATTCCCACAAAGGCGTTCGTTCAGGGGCTCGAAGAGAACGGCGACTACGAGACCGAATACCTCTTTATCGACAGGCTGAACATAAAGCCCTGCCGCGGATGCCTCAGTTGCTGGGGCCGCGAAGACGGCAGTTGCTTCATCAAGGGCGACGACGTTCCCTGGGTGCGCGAGAAGCTCACCAACGCGGACATCGTCATCTGGAGTTTCCCGCTGTACCTGTTCGGCGTTCCCGGCCAGATGAAGGTATTGATGGACCGCATCGTCGGGATGGTCCACCCCTACATGGGGCAGAAACTGGAAAACGGCGCGAACGCCATGAACTCGCACCTGCACGGGCTGCAGTTCCAGAAGGAAGGCCAGAAAATCATTCTGCTTTCAAGCTGCGCCTGGATGGACATCGACGTGGTGTACGAACCCATCGTGAAGCAGTTCGACATCATCCTCGGACACGAGGGCTACACGCTCATCGCCTGCCCGCAGATGCGCGCGCTCGACCACCGCGGCGGACCGCGGCGCCTCGCCATGCTGCGTGAAAAATACCGCAAGGGCGGTGAAGAGCTCGCAAAGACCGGCAAGCTCTCGCAAGAAGCCATCGATATGATGCAGAAGCCTATCTTCAGCGACGAGGCCTACGTGACGCTCGTGACCGAGTTCGTCACGCACATGTTCGACAGGCCGGACAACTTCTAG
- the rpsB gene encoding 30S ribosomal protein S2, with translation MANLPSVEDLLAAGSHFGHQTQRWNPKMKPYILAEKNGIYVLNLSKTRDLLEEAAKAAAKISESGKTVLFVGTKPTARQCVLDAAAACNQFSVTNRWLGGMLTNFQTVRKSIKKIDKIDAMENDGTFQALSKKEVLDKNREREKLLTVFGGIREMVNLPGLLVVTDLAHEKIAVAEARRLHIPIIGICDTNVDPTLVDYPVPANDDAVKSIKLIVDYIAANVKARVAADKKADKEEPKKFDNGEDK, from the coding sequence ATGGCAAATCTGCCTTCCGTTGAAGACCTGCTCGCTGCAGGCTCCCACTTTGGTCACCAGACTCAGCGCTGGAACCCGAAAATGAAACCCTACATCCTGGCGGAAAAGAACGGCATCTACGTTCTCAACCTGTCCAAGACTCGCGACCTCCTCGAAGAAGCCGCCAAGGCCGCTGCCAAGATTTCTGAATCTGGCAAGACCGTGCTCTTCGTTGGCACCAAGCCGACTGCTCGTCAGTGCGTGCTCGACGCCGCTGCCGCCTGCAACCAGTTCTCTGTTACCAACCGCTGGCTCGGTGGTATGCTCACGAACTTCCAGACGGTCCGCAAGTCCATCAAGAAGATCGACAAGATCGACGCCATGGAAAACGACGGTACGTTCCAGGCTCTCTCCAAGAAGGAAGTGCTCGACAAGAACCGTGAACGCGAAAAGCTGCTCACCGTGTTCGGTGGCATCCGCGAAATGGTGAACCTTCCGGGTCTCCTGGTCGTGACCGACCTCGCTCACGAAAAGATTGCCGTGGCCGAAGCTCGTCGCCTCCACATTCCTATCATCGGCATCTGCGACACGAACGTCGACCCGACTCTCGTCGACTACCCCGTGCCGGCTAACGACGACGCCGTGAAGTCCATCAAGCTCATTGTGGACTACATCGCCGCCAACGTCAAGGCCCGCGTGGCCGCCGACAAGAAGGCTGACAAGGAAGAACCCAAGAAGTTCGACAACGGTGAGGACAAGTAA